The Methanoplanus sp. FWC-SCC4 genome has a window encoding:
- a CDS encoding PAS domain S-box protein: MVSVLIVEDEAVIGLNLKRIVEKMGYQPLEVAVDAHEAVDVALEKKPDIILMDINLGGDMDGIDASEEINRQMSVPVVFLSAYNDENLIRRCVNSGSYGFLAKPASPPEIKAAIEIALSKHEAIRARNDIEKKESILQAVGFAANQFLSNPFFEDSLEKTLEFIGNATKFDKISIFQNNEGGDGNKRSAFISHVWRKDGNKEGTVDACSFEIDYECISEKFYQNLSSGLTFLGGSGDYLREKSGLFENPEFCSFVAIPVFAGEYWWGFISFEDCHNNREWSSGEIEGLGAAAKMIGSALLHKRMCNNIIKNEEKYRSLFNLLTDMCDNVPDMIWSKDLNNCFTFANRALSEVILNAEYGKEPIGKNTRFFAERERKRHPEDPMWYTLDNSINKTDDLILKSGNSCNFIQKGYLKGKYTVLDVFKAPFYDNSGNLMGTVGCARDVTKEKAIEANLRELNIRFTTFMDQLPAFAYIADTSGTIIYSNRFMDENITAFEGTGDEMSHLIRERVRKVTEGGAFEEEESYKLSDGTLHTFNLLMFPISAQGHVTAIGVIGVDVTAGRLAEKKRLESESKYRLLFENASDSIYVSEGDRCIDCNPRLCELLGLEKSAILGKNVLDFSPEYQPDGRLSSEKKAELLSYAKEGKRVENFEWQIINSKGGSLDVEISMNSAYIDNKLNYFVIARDITEEKRSKEALLESEKRYRSVVDNAPIGIEVFQDGMICYASPNVSKMFGLSGDEILTMSLDELLHPDDARVVSEINKKRLLLERVPDSYNVRVNPLLSKGRIIEVHVALIDWNNRPATLNFLTDITEKEKAAMALKESEERYRSVVENSKGIILITQDEKILYANPVSEQFTGLSENEIKGRNFIDFIYEEDREKVLSYHKQRLLDGNTVLPYDYKVRAYDHSGAVRTLDFSTTVIHWKGKPATLNFLLDITDQIEAKKQLERSLKEKTVLLQEVHHRVKNNLAMINSLLSMQERSAENKDVINSLREAESRIFSIAVVHEGLYKSDSISTISAQNHFAMLAGEIVSNYNPKGEISLDVNAGECGLGLSIAIPVSLVVNELLTNSIKYAFEGRYKGKISIYMDCRGERTRMVISDDGVGIPKDFDIHKSSSLGMSLVRNIVEMQLEGDISLIRGEGTKWVITYPHHRNSKKLIN, from the coding sequence ATGGTATCCGTTTTAATTGTTGAAGATGAGGCAGTAATAGGTCTTAATCTTAAGAGAATTGTTGAAAAAATGGGTTATCAGCCTCTTGAGGTTGCCGTGGATGCACACGAAGCGGTGGATGTTGCACTTGAGAAGAAGCCTGACATAATACTAATGGATATAAACCTCGGTGGCGATATGGACGGAATCGATGCATCAGAGGAGATTAACCGTCAGATGAGTGTACCTGTCGTTTTTTTGTCAGCCTACAATGATGAAAACCTTATCCGGAGATGTGTTAATTCCGGTTCATATGGTTTTCTGGCAAAACCTGCTTCTCCTCCTGAGATTAAAGCCGCAATTGAAATTGCCCTGTCAAAACACGAGGCAATCCGTGCCCGCAATGATATCGAAAAGAAGGAATCCATCCTTCAGGCAGTTGGTTTTGCTGCAAACCAGTTCCTTTCAAATCCGTTTTTTGAGGATTCCCTTGAAAAAACTCTTGAATTTATTGGTAATGCAACAAAATTCGATAAAATTTCCATATTTCAGAATAACGAAGGGGGGGATGGAAATAAAAGATCGGCATTTATCAGTCATGTATGGAGAAAGGATGGCAATAAAGAGGGAACTGTTGACGCCTGTAGTTTTGAAATAGACTATGAGTGTATTTCAGAAAAATTTTATCAGAATCTTTCGTCAGGCCTGACATTTTTAGGTGGGTCCGGAGACTATCTGAGAGAAAAATCCGGTCTGTTTGAAAATCCGGAATTTTGTTCTTTTGTTGCAATACCTGTATTTGCCGGCGAATACTGGTGGGGGTTCATAAGTTTTGAGGACTGTCATAATAATCGTGAATGGTCTTCAGGTGAGATTGAAGGTCTTGGTGCTGCCGCAAAAATGATAGGCTCGGCACTTCTGCACAAGAGAATGTGTAATAACATTATTAAAAATGAGGAAAAATATCGTTCTCTCTTTAATCTTTTAACAGATATGTGTGACAATGTTCCGGATATGATCTGGTCAAAAGATCTGAACAATTGTTTTACATTTGCAAACAGAGCTCTTTCTGAAGTAATTCTGAATGCTGAATATGGAAAAGAGCCTATAGGTAAAAATACCCGTTTCTTTGCGGAAAGAGAGAGAAAAAGGCATCCTGAAGATCCTATGTGGTACACTCTTGATAATAGCATAAACAAAACGGATGATCTGATTTTAAAATCCGGAAATTCCTGCAATTTCATTCAGAAAGGATATTTAAAAGGGAAATATACTGTCCTTGATGTATTCAAGGCTCCTTTTTATGACAACTCCGGAAATCTTATGGGCACTGTCGGCTGTGCCAGGGATGTTACAAAGGAAAAGGCGATTGAGGCCAACCTTCGTGAACTAAATATCAGGTTCACCACTTTTATGGACCAGCTGCCTGCGTTTGCCTATATTGCAGACACATCCGGCACTATCATATACTCCAACCGGTTTATGGATGAAAATATTACGGCTTTTGAGGGTACCGGTGATGAAATGTCCCACCTGATTAGAGAGAGAGTCAGAAAAGTAACTGAGGGTGGTGCTTTTGAAGAAGAGGAGAGTTATAAATTAAGTGACGGGACCCTCCATACGTTCAATCTTTTAATGTTTCCAATATCTGCCCAAGGGCATGTAACCGCGATTGGTGTGATTGGGGTTGATGTTACAGCCGGCAGACTTGCAGAAAAAAAGCGTCTTGAATCTGAAAGCAAATACAGGCTTTTGTTTGAGAATGCAAGTGATTCCATATACGTAAGCGAGGGGGACAGATGCATTGACTGTAATCCGAGGCTTTGTGAGCTTTTGGGGCTGGAAAAATCCGCCATTCTTGGAAAGAATGTTCTTGATTTTTCACCAGAATATCAGCCTGACGGAAGACTCTCTTCAGAGAAAAAGGCTGAACTTCTCTCTTATGCAAAAGAAGGAAAGAGAGTGGAAAATTTTGAATGGCAGATTATAAATTCCAAAGGGGGATCACTTGATGTTGAAATCAGCATGAATTCAGCTTATATTGACAATAAACTGAATTATTTTGTAATTGCCCGTGACATTACAGAAGAGAAAAGATCAAAGGAAGCACTCCTGGAAAGTGAAAAGAGGTACAGGAGTGTTGTTGACAACGCACCTATCGGGATAGAAGTTTTTCAGGACGGCATGATCTGTTATGCAAGCCCCAATGTTTCAAAAATGTTCGGGCTGAGCGGTGATGAAATCCTGACAATGAGCCTTGACGAACTTCTGCACCCTGATGATGCACGGGTGGTGTCTGAAATAAATAAAAAAAGACTCCTTTTGGAGAGAGTTCCCGACAGTTATAATGTCAGGGTCAACCCCCTTTTGTCCAAAGGCAGAATAATTGAAGTCCATGTTGCACTTATTGACTGGAATAACAGGCCCGCAACCCTGAACTTTTTAACCGACATAACCGAGAAAGAAAAGGCTGCAATGGCTCTTAAAGAGAGTGAGGAGCGTTACAGGAGTGTTGTTGAAAACTCAAAGGGTATTATTCTGATAACACAGGATGAAAAAATTCTTTATGCCAACCCTGTTTCAGAACAATTTACGGGTCTCTCTGAAAATGAAATTAAAGGAAGAAATTTTATTGATTTCATTTATGAGGAAGACAGGGAAAAAGTGCTCTCTTATCACAAACAGAGGCTTTTAGACGGGAATACAGTTCTGCCATACGATTATAAGGTACGTGCTTATGATCACAGCGGAGCTGTCAGAACACTTGACTTTAGTACGACGGTTATTCACTGGAAAGGAAAACCTGCAACTCTGAATTTCCTTTTGGACATAACTGATCAGATCGAGGCTAAAAAGCAGCTTGAAAGATCTTTAAAGGAAAAGACCGTTCTGTTGCAGGAAGTGCATCACAGGGTCAAGAACAATCTTGCAATGATAAATTCACTTCTCTCAATGCAGGAGAGAAGTGCAGAAAATAAGGATGTCATAAATTCACTTCGTGAGGCCGAGTCAAGGATATTTTCAATTGCGGTTGTACATGAGGGATTGTATAAATCGGATTCGATATCCACAATATCCGCACAGAATCACTTTGCAATGCTTGCAGGTGAGATTGTAAGCAACTATAACCCCAAAGGGGAGATATCCCTTGATGTCAATGCTGGAGAATGCGGTCTTGGTTTATCCATTGCGATTCCTGTCAGCCTTGTTGTGAATGAACTTCTCACAAATTCCATCAAATATGCTTTTGAAGGCAGATATAAGGGTAAAATTTCAATTTATATGGACTGCCGGGGAGAAAGAACGAGGATGGTTATCTCGGATGACGGTGTGGGTATCCCCAAAGATTTTGATATTCATAAATCATCTTCTCTTGGGATGAGCCTTGTTAGAAACATTGTCGAGATGCAGCTTGAGGGGGATATTAGTCTGATAAGGGGCGAGGGGACAAAATGGGTAATTACGTATCCTCATCACCGTAATTCAAAAAAATTAATTAATTAA